In Oncorhynchus gorbuscha isolate QuinsamMale2020 ecotype Even-year linkage group LG02, OgorEven_v1.0, whole genome shotgun sequence, a single genomic region encodes these proteins:
- the LOC124006385 gene encoding ubiquitin-conjugating enzyme E2 D2, with translation MALKRIHKELNDLARDPPAQCSAGPVGDDMFHWQATIMGPNDSPYQGGVFFLTIHFPTDYPFKPPKVAFTTRIYHPNINSNGSICLDILRSQWSPALTISKVLLSICSLLCDPNPDDPLVPEIARIYKTDREKYNRIAREWTQKYAM, from the exons ATGGCTCTGAAAAGAATTCACAAG GAGTTAAATGATTTGGCTCGTGACCCTCCAGCACAGTGTTCCGCAGGACCGGTGGGAGATGATA TGTTTCACTGGCAAGCTACAATAATGGGACCT AATGACAGTCCGTATCAGGGCGGCGTGTTCTTCTTGACCATTCACTTCCCCACTGACTATCCCTTTAAACCACCAAAG GTTGCATTCACCACAAGAATCTACCACCCAAACATCAACAGCAATGGCAGCATCTGCTTGGACATCCTGAGGTCGCAGTGGTCGCCAGCACTCACCATCTCCAAAG TCCTCCTGTCCATCTGCTCACTTCTCTGTGACCCAAACCCAGATGACCCACTAGTTCCTGAGATCGCCCGCATCTACAAGACCGACAGGGAAAA ATACAACAGAATAGCCCGGGAATGGACACAGAAATATGCAATGTAG